From one Enterococcus sp. DIV2402 genomic stretch:
- a CDS encoding citrate transporter produces the protein MNFTKVFKAGLLAVVLNLLLPTAVFAQELEVQAPTGFAAILTLIPLIVVLVLLFLKVDMIIAGLVGGILAVIIGGISLADVNQQILDAIPTMLGITVPIINSAIAMAVFKSGGYSAALALAKRGTKGKVEFVSVFIVILLAAATYMSGIGGGSAMVIAPLAFAAVGVVPELIAAMSLAAAVSFTTSPASLETSITSQLAGIDAAEYVTTMRPYWLFFVILALVLAYWGTKRRGIGFKEAADDEYSNMSNGQLFKITIPAIFLLFAVIFGPVVNNLVGIAIFTPLTYMVVTLALIYLCTKFDMNESVTAMVDGSSYILTRLFQVGIFLGFINVIAATGTFSVIAGVANNAPTAIVIPVAVLTGILIGIPAGAYVGSVLTLVLPVAVSLGFPVVALGFVTMGVGLGSQMSFVNITMQALSSGFQTPILDIVKGNVKWISLASVILLIISFIFA, from the coding sequence ATGAATTTCACAAAAGTATTCAAAGCAGGTTTGTTGGCAGTAGTATTAAACTTATTATTACCAACAGCAGTGTTTGCACAAGAGTTAGAAGTCCAAGCGCCAACAGGTTTTGCTGCAATTCTTACATTAATTCCACTGATTGTGGTATTAGTCTTATTGTTTTTAAAGGTAGATATGATTATTGCAGGCTTAGTTGGGGGAATCTTAGCAGTTATCATTGGAGGCATTAGTTTAGCGGATGTAAACCAGCAGATACTTGATGCGATTCCAACAATGTTAGGAATCACTGTTCCAATTATTAACTCAGCAATAGCAATGGCCGTGTTTAAATCTGGTGGTTACTCAGCTGCCTTAGCTTTAGCTAAACGAGGAACGAAAGGCAAAGTTGAATTTGTCTCAGTATTTATCGTTATTTTATTAGCGGCTGCAACCTATATGTCAGGTATCGGTGGTGGTAGTGCGATGGTAATTGCACCACTAGCTTTTGCGGCAGTAGGTGTAGTACCTGAATTAATTGCTGCAATGTCTTTAGCAGCTGCCGTATCATTTACTACGTCACCAGCATCCTTAGAAACAAGTATCACTTCACAATTGGCGGGCATTGATGCAGCAGAATATGTGACAACAATGCGTCCATACTGGTTATTCTTTGTAATTTTAGCATTAGTCTTAGCTTATTGGGGAACAAAACGCCGTGGAATTGGTTTTAAAGAAGCAGCTGATGATGAGTATAGCAATATGTCGAATGGTCAATTATTTAAAATAACCATTCCAGCAATTTTCTTATTATTTGCCGTAATCTTTGGTCCAGTAGTGAATAATTTAGTAGGTATAGCAATCTTCACGCCATTAACTTATATGGTAGTGACTCTTGCGTTGATCTATCTATGTACTAAGTTTGACATGAATGAATCAGTAACAGCGATGGTTGATGGTTCATCTTATATCTTAACTCGTTTATTCCAAGTAGGTATTTTCTTAGGATTCATCAACGTTATTGCAGCAACTGGAACATTCTCAGTTATTGCAGGCGTTGCCAATAATGCACCGACAGCAATTGTTATTCCAGTTGCAGTATTGACAGGTATTTTAATCGGAATTCCAGCAGGTGCTTACGTTGGATCAGTATTGACGTTAGTATTACCAGTTGCCGTTTCATTAGGTTTCCCAGTTGTTGCTTTAGGTTTTGTAACTATGGGTGTCGGTTTAGGTAGTCAAATGAGTTTTGTAAATATTACAATGCAAGCATTATCTTCAGGATTCCAAACACCAATTTTGGATATCGTTAAAGGAAATGTGAAATGGATTAGTCTTGCATCAGTGATTTTATTAATCATCTCATTTATCTTTGCATAA
- a CDS encoding amidohydrolase family protein yields MDLIIRQARLQDNEELKDIAVQDGKIIEIADAIEGSAAKEIQAEGRVLIPGLIESHIHLDKALIASRKPNKSGTLQEAIKVTAELKPTFTKEDVYSRAKQALEMIITSGVTTIRTHSEFDPAQGFTGFETILQLKEEYKDLVDIQVVAFPQEGIFKAPGTEEMMYQAMEMGADVVGGIPYNDAPANDHIDLVFEIAKKYGKDIDLHQDFADEADNLSIEYLCKKTIAEGYQGRVSVGHLTALHALPEVELRPIIELMAEADISVMALPATDLHLGARSDEYNVRRAVTPIRKLRDGGVNMCIATNNIRNAFTPYGTGDVMQTAMLAIPVAHLGGADDLPTVLPMITTNPARAIGLKDYGIEVGNQADMVLLDTKVVNDAIIDLPTRLFVIKNGRVTVETTKTVTVNR; encoded by the coding sequence ATGGATTTAATTATTAGACAAGCTCGTCTACAAGATAATGAGGAGTTAAAGGATATTGCCGTTCAAGATGGGAAAATCATTGAAATTGCCGACGCTATCGAAGGCAGTGCTGCTAAAGAAATTCAAGCAGAAGGACGCGTATTGATTCCAGGTCTAATTGAAAGTCACATTCATTTGGATAAAGCTTTAATTGCCAGCCGCAAACCTAATAAATCAGGTACGTTACAAGAAGCTATCAAAGTCACAGCAGAATTGAAACCAACCTTTACTAAAGAAGATGTGTACAGTCGTGCAAAACAAGCCTTAGAAATGATTATCACTAGTGGCGTAACGACTATTCGTACACATTCAGAATTTGATCCGGCTCAAGGATTTACTGGTTTTGAAACTATTTTGCAATTAAAAGAAGAATATAAAGATTTAGTAGACATTCAAGTTGTCGCATTTCCTCAAGAAGGAATTTTTAAAGCGCCTGGTACAGAAGAAATGATGTATCAAGCCATGGAAATGGGTGCGGATGTAGTTGGAGGAATTCCTTATAACGATGCTCCAGCTAATGACCATATTGATTTAGTCTTTGAAATTGCTAAAAAGTATGGAAAAGACATTGATTTACACCAAGATTTTGCGGATGAAGCAGACAATTTATCTATTGAATATTTGTGTAAGAAAACCATTGCAGAAGGATATCAAGGACGTGTATCAGTGGGACATCTAACTGCTCTACATGCTTTGCCAGAAGTTGAATTGCGACCAATTATCGAATTAATGGCAGAAGCTGATATTAGTGTGATGGCTTTACCAGCAACTGACTTACACTTAGGCGCACGCTCGGATGAATACAATGTCCGCAGAGCTGTTACACCAATTCGTAAATTACGTGATGGTGGTGTAAATATGTGTATTGCGACGAATAATATTCGTAATGCCTTCACCCCTTATGGTACAGGTGATGTAATGCAAACAGCAATGTTAGCTATTCCAGTTGCTCATTTAGGTGGGGCAGATGATTTACCAACTGTCTTGCCAATGATTACAACGAATCCAGCACGAGCAATTGGGTTGAAAGATTATGGAATTGAAGTCGGTAATCAAGCAGACATGGTTTTATTAGATACGAAAGTTGTCAATGATGCGATTATTGATTTACCAACTCGTCTTTTCGTTATCAAAAATGGTCGCGTGACAGTTGAAACAACTAAAACAGTAACAGTTAATCGCTAA